AATTCTAAATTCAAAACACTGCTGTTTTCGGTTATTGCGATTTGGAGTTTGGGAGCCAAATCTGCTTTGGACTCTGGGTTGGTTTGCCATTTGATGATTCGAGGTTATTTCGTTTGCGAATAGTTGCTTTGGCAATATATTTGCTACTCTTTGCTTATATGTTAAAATAGTCCATTTTTCAGTTGCTTTTTCAGCTTATCATTTTTGGGGGGAATGAAATGTTTTGAAAATAAGCAAGTTACGCGCCTAAGGAGATGGCAAATGATTAAAATGAAACGGTTATGGCTTATTTTATGGATATTGCTGTTTGCCAATTGTCTCATCTTCGTACACTCTTCCCTAAGCCAGGAGCAAAAATATCCGCGCGGAGCCCAATATTATCTCGGGACTGACGATCAACTATTGATTAAGGTGAATGTGTGGGGTTTTGTCGCAAAACCTGGCCAATATTTAGTTCCCAGCGGCACTGATCTGGTGTCGTTAATCTCTTTTGCCGGCGGTCCAATCGAAGGCGCAAAATTAAGTAAGATTAAAATTATTCGGCCGCCGCATAATCAAACTGATAACAACAATAAAAACAAGTCAGTGATTATTGTCGATGTGAAAAAATTTATGAAAAACGGGGATATCTCAGTAATCCCAGTCTTGAAACCTGATGATACGATCGTTATCTCTGGCACAAAATGGTATCATATCTCAAAAGCGTTAGAAGTGATTACGAAAGTTGGTTATTTGGTGCAAATTTATGCCTTTATCTACTATTATACCAAAAGATAAGGGTTCAATTGATTGAAATGTGCGAAAGTTGCTGTTATTTTTTTGTAATATTTAAATTGCCTGTTGACAAATTTTAAAAAATAAATTATGTTAAAGTATTAAAGATTTTGCATCTATTGGTTGCCATCACAGAAGAAATGACATCAATTTGGAGGTCGACATCATGAATAGCAAGAGAGCCATTCGTGTGGGGGTCGTATTACTCGCTTTGTTAATGCTTTTTTCGGGCGTGTATGCGAATGGGCTTACCGGCGGGAGAGGGTTGACTTACGTAAAATCGGCGTGGAATCTGAAGCCCGGTTATTTAACCATGTTTGCCCGAACTCAGGTCTGGGGAAAAGTTGTCTCGAGAAATCTGGCAAATACCACATCCTCGATTGGCGTTTGGGACATTCAGGGCGCGCTGAGTTTGAGCTACGGTTTTAGCAATCACATTGAGCTGTCTCTTGCTCCGGTTGTTTATCAAGACACGCAGCGCGGCGAAAAGAAATATATGGCGCCGGGCGATTTGTATCTGGGGCTCAAATTTGGATCTTATAATATCAGAGGGAGCTCCGTCACCTGGGGCGTCAGCGTAAACACGCGATTTCCGACAGGCAAAGACGCAAACATACAATTTGAGCCGTATTCCGCCGGCACAGTGGAATGGGGATTTATGGGAATGGTTTCCTATTCACGGGATCCGCTTTATCCCGATGAAAATATAAATGTCGATTTCAACTTAGGCTATCTCAACCATAACGACGTCGGCGAGAAATTGAGCGGCAATGGGAACGATCCCTACGGCGTCCCGTCGATGACTCAGGAACTTCTTTACGGCGCCGGACTAAAAATTCCGGCCAGCGGTTTTGATTTTTCGGTGGAGCTATTTGGTAATTCTTTTATTCAGAAACCTCCCAAACAGACAGCTTACAGTGTTGAAAATTATCTGTTTCTCACGCCGACCATCAGCTATCAGGCTTATCGCTGGTTGAATCTCCGCGTAGGGGCGGATTTCCGTTTGACGTCTGATAAAGATGAGACAACTTATCAATTCATCAGCCGGCCTCACGATGTGCCAAATTATCCGGCGTGGCGGCTCAATTTTGGCATGAATTTGCTGTTGTTGCCGACCTCGGTTTACAAAACCAGCGACAAAGATGTGCTGATCAAAAAAGCTGAAAGCAGACGGGAATTGTTCGAGCAGATTATTCGGGAACAGCGCCAGACTGAATCGGCAGAAGAAGAATTGCAGCGAATCAAGGCCGAACGTCGCAAGGCAGAGCGCGAACTGGAGCGATTGAGAAAGATTCTGCAGGGGGACAAGAAAAAAACTACCAAGGAACCGCCGCCTCATCCGTAAAATAGATTGGAATACCATTAGGCCCTTCGGCTGTTTTAGTTCGAAGGGCTTTTTGCTTTTTATGTCTGCTTTTTGGACTTACACACGGACCCGCGCGCTGCGAGGCCGAAAAAAATCACCGTAGTGTCGTGAAGTGCGCGAAGCGCTTGAAGAACGCTAAAACAAAAACGGCGTTTTCCGTTTTTCAGGAACGTGCTGTAAAAAATCTTGACTAACCTTCAAATTAATTTCTCTCTTTTCCCTTCTTGATGTGGGCGAATTTTCTTGCAAAAGAAACGAAGACTTCACATGAGATACTGCAGGTGTTTCTCGCAAAAAAATCAATTTTGATTGAAAAATTATTTTACTTGACATTTCGTTTTGAAAAAATTATATTGTTAATATCGTTTAAAAAAGAAAATGTATCATGTATTAAGGAGAATGGCTTATGGGCAATCCAGCAAAAAAATTAACTTCCGGGAAAGTGATTGGAATTTTTTTTGTAGTTGTTTTCGCAATTGTCATTTTATTCAATTGTCAGCTTTGGGCTCAGCAAGAGATTAAGGCGCGAGTCTTTAAAGATGTGGATAAATTATTCTTGCAAGCCCGGACGGCGCAAGCTGATATTTTATCTCCTGAAAATTACAAAAAGGCGGTTGCGGTTCAAGAAGATGCGCTGAAGGATTTCAGTCGTGGGAAAAATGTCGATGACAAAATCGAAGAAATTAAGAAATGGCTAAATCTCTCCATCAAAAGCGCAAAGCGGGCAAAAATTTCATTGGCGCATTTGATCAAAGCCCGGGAAGAAGCGCTGAACGCGAACGTTATCGAATATTCGAGAGATTTGTTCGAAAAAGCAGAGAGGCTTTTCGGCGAGGCGACGCGTCAATTGGAAAAAAGCAACGTGAAAAAGGCAAAAGAAAAATCCCTTCAGTCAGAAAAATTGTTTCGCGAGGCTGAGTTGATTGCCATAAAAACCAGCATCATCGGCCGTGTGAAAAAGAGGCTGGCAGCGGATGAAAAAAATAAAATTCCCAAATTTGCACCGCAAACTCTGGGCAGAGCGAGCCGTTTGCTGGAAGAGGCCGAGGTAATTTTGAACAGCGATCGCAGCGCGAAGACAGACGCCAAAGGCAAAGCGGAAATGGCCGATTATGAAATCAGTCATGCCGAATTTCTTGCCAATCAAATTAAACAGCTCAGGGAAGACGACCTCAACTGGGAAAAATTAATACTGGAACATGAAAATTATTTTAAAAAGATCTGTAAAAGTCTCTCTCTGGAGGCTCGATTTGACAATGGGTTTGGGAAGCCGACCAAGGCAATCATCAAAACTATCAATAGCTTGAAACAGCAGAACAAAGATCTGTCAGAGGAAATCTCCCGTATGGATCAAAATATCGAGAAATTAGGAGAAGACAAATTGGAGTTGCAAAACCAGTTGTCGCAACTGAAGGAGAAAGAGGCTGGTTTACGCACAAAACTGTCTCTTGAAGAAAAACGCAAACAAAAATTCAAAAGAATAGAAACTCTCTTCAGCAGAGATGAGGCCAAGGTATTGCGCGAAGGCGAAAATGTGCTTCTTCGTCTGACGGGGCTGAAATTTGCCAGTGGCAAATCAGTTATCGATCCGGAATACTTTGGTTTGCTCACTAAAGTCCAACGAGCAATTCGCATTTTTCCCGATTACCACATTACCATCGAAGGTCACACGGACAATAAGGGCGACGCGCGCAAAAATCAATCTTTGTCGCTGAATCGTGCCCGCTCGGTTATGTCTTACCTGATGGCAAACATGGGTTTGACTGAACAGCAGATTTCTTCGGTGGGATTCGGCGAAAGTCGACCTGTCGCAACGAATGAAACCCGAGAAGGCCGCGCGCGGAATCGCAGAATCGATATTGTTTTAAGCCCGCCAAACAATTAATGGGCGACTTTGGCGAGAGTTGATTTTAGCAGGGAGATGCGGAGAAAATTTGCGGGTCTCCCTGTTTTATTTTGAAAAATGTTGTTGATTTTTTCAAAAATTAGTTTATTTTTAAAATGAAAAGATGTCGCATTTTTAATGGAATCAGAAATGAAAAATGTTTTGCTCCATACCTGTTGTGGCCCGTGTGTCACTGTGCCGCTGGAGAGGCTGCGAGATTCGTTTCAGGTGACTTGTTATTTTTACAATCCAAATATTCATCCCGAACAAGAATATCAGCAGCGATTGGACGAATTGAAGCGATTGCTGAAAGAACTGGAAGCTGAAATCATTGTTGGCGAGTACGATCCGAAAAATTGGTTCGCCGCCGTCAAGGGGCTGGAACACGAGCCCGAAGGTGGGAAGCGTTGCGCAGTGTGTTTTAGGTTTCGTCTTGAACGGACGGCAAAAGTCGCCGTGGAAAAGGGATTTGATGCTTTTACTACAGTCATGTCCATCAGCCCGCACAAAAGCGCCCAACTTTTGAATGACATCGGAAATGAGTTGTCCGAAAAGTACGGGGTCGAATACATTGAAGCCAATTTCAAGAAAAAAGACGGATTCAAGCGCAGCGCGGAGTTAAGCAGAAAATATAATCTTTACCGGCAGAATTACTGCGGTTGCATTTTCAGTCGAAGGTGATCAACGGAGTGGATTATGAAAGAAGCCATGTTTTATCGACAGCTTGAGAACGAAAAAGTGGAATGCACGCTCTGTCCGCATTTTTGTAAATTGAACAACGGACAGATAGGTGTTTGCCGCGTTCGTCAGAACAAAAATGGCAAGCTGTACAGTCTGACTTATGGAAAAGCTGTTGCTGTGCACGTGGATCCCATTGAAAAAAAGCCGCTCTTTCACGTTGCGCCCGGCTCGCGGTCTTTTTCCGTGGCGACGGTAGGCTGCAATTTCAAATGCAAATTTTGTCAAAATTATGATATTTCCCAGGTGCCGGATTTGAGTATCATCGACCGCTACAGCCAGCAATTTACTCCGCGGGATCTGGTGGAAATGGCGGTTCGGAATCATTGTAAATCAATTGCCTATACCTATACAGAGCCTACTATTTTTTACGAGTACGCTTTTGACACAGCCCAATTGGCGCACAAGCTTGGCATTTTGAATGTCTTTGTGACCAACGGCTACATCAGTCCCGAGCCGCTGGAAAAAATAAAATCGATTCTGGACGCGGCGAACGTGGATTTGAAAAGTTTCAGCGATAAATTTTACCGCAAATTTACCGGCGCCCGATTGCAGCCGGTGTTGGACACGTTGAAATTAATGAAGAAATCGGACATCTGGGTCGAAGTGACCACGCTGGTGATTCCCGGGGAAAATGATTCGCCGGAAGAATTAACTAAAATTGCCAAATTCATTTCATCGGAGCTGGGGCAGGAAACGCCCTGGCATGTGAGCCGATTTTATCCGCAATATCATCTGCAAACGCACTCGTCGACGCCGGTGTCCACGTTAGAGCTGGCCTTCAAGATTGGAAAAAAACAGGGCTTGCATTACGTTTACGTGGGGAATGTTCCCGGCAGCGAAGGCGAAAATACCGTTTGTCCCAATTGTGGAAAAATGCTCGTTCGCAGAATTGGCTACCAGATTCAGGAAAATAATATTGAAAATGGCGCGTGCAAATTTTGCGGAAAGTCGATTGCTGGTCTGGGGCTTTGAGGGTTATTGAGCAAAAAAATATGCATTTGTAAAATCGCTGAGCCTTATTGCCACGGCCTTCATCTAATTTTATGAATAAAAATAGGATTAAAATGGTCGTATATTGTGATTAGGTTGGGTAAAAAAGTCGAGTACGCTCTGATCGCGTTGCAGCATATTTCCCCAAAAAATCCCGGCGAACTGACGTCTGCCAGGGAATTGTCAGAACAGTACCGCATTTCTTATGAATTAATGGGGAAAATTCTCCAGAAACTGGCGCGAAAAAAACTCATCAAATCCGTACAGGGCGTCAAAGGAGGATATTTTTTAGCGAAACCGATTAACAAGATCAATCTGGCAGAAGTCGTCGAAGCGATAGAGGGGCCGCTTCGCATGACTGACTGCGTGGGGAACAACGAAAAAAAAGTGTGTGTGCGCTTTGACGTGTGCAATGTGAAGTCAAAAGTAAAATTGATTCAAAAACAAGTCGAAGAAATTTTTCAAAATATTTATTTGGGAAATGAAAATTGAGGAGAGAATAAATGGCAGAGACTTTGTCCACAATGGCATTGAAATTAGGCGAGACAGCACCTGATTTTAATTTGCCGGATGTCGTATCGGGAAAAAAT
The sequence above is drawn from the Calditrichota bacterium genome and encodes:
- a CDS encoding OmpA family protein, whose protein sequence is MGNPAKKLTSGKVIGIFFVVVFAIVILFNCQLWAQQEIKARVFKDVDKLFLQARTAQADILSPENYKKAVAVQEDALKDFSRGKNVDDKIEEIKKWLNLSIKSAKRAKISLAHLIKAREEALNANVIEYSRDLFEKAERLFGEATRQLEKSNVKKAKEKSLQSEKLFREAELIAIKTSIIGRVKKRLAADEKNKIPKFAPQTLGRASRLLEEAEVILNSDRSAKTDAKGKAEMADYEISHAEFLANQIKQLREDDLNWEKLILEHENYFKKICKSLSLEARFDNGFGKPTKAIIKTINSLKQQNKDLSEEISRMDQNIEKLGEDKLELQNQLSQLKEKEAGLRTKLSLEEKRKQKFKRIETLFSRDEAKVLREGENVLLRLTGLKFASGKSVIDPEYFGLLTKVQRAIRIFPDYHITIEGHTDNKGDARKNQSLSLNRARSVMSYLMANMGLTEQQISSVGFGESRPVATNETREGRARNRRIDIVLSPPNN
- a CDS encoding Rrf2 family transcriptional regulator, encoding MIRLGKKVEYALIALQHISPKNPGELTSARELSEQYRISYELMGKILQKLARKKLIKSVQGVKGGYFLAKPINKINLAEVVEAIEGPLRMTDCVGNNEKKVCVRFDVCNVKSKVKLIQKQVEEIFQNIYLGNEN
- a CDS encoding DUF1682 domain-containing protein, which encodes MNSKRAIRVGVVLLALLMLFSGVYANGLTGGRGLTYVKSAWNLKPGYLTMFARTQVWGKVVSRNLANTTSSIGVWDIQGALSLSYGFSNHIELSLAPVVYQDTQRGEKKYMAPGDLYLGLKFGSYNIRGSSVTWGVSVNTRFPTGKDANIQFEPYSAGTVEWGFMGMVSYSRDPLYPDENINVDFNLGYLNHNDVGEKLSGNGNDPYGVPSMTQELLYGAGLKIPASGFDFSVELFGNSFIQKPPKQTAYSVENYLFLTPTISYQAYRWLNLRVGADFRLTSDKDETTYQFISRPHDVPNYPAWRLNFGMNLLLLPTSVYKTSDKDVLIKKAESRRELFEQIIREQRQTESAEEELQRIKAERRKAERELERLRKILQGDKKKTTKEPPPHP
- the amrS gene encoding AmmeMemoRadiSam system radical SAM enzyme codes for the protein MKEAMFYRQLENEKVECTLCPHFCKLNNGQIGVCRVRQNKNGKLYSLTYGKAVAVHVDPIEKKPLFHVAPGSRSFSVATVGCNFKCKFCQNYDISQVPDLSIIDRYSQQFTPRDLVEMAVRNHCKSIAYTYTEPTIFYEYAFDTAQLAHKLGILNVFVTNGYISPEPLEKIKSILDAANVDLKSFSDKFYRKFTGARLQPVLDTLKLMKKSDIWVEVTTLVIPGENDSPEELTKIAKFISSELGQETPWHVSRFYPQYHLQTHSSTPVSTLELAFKIGKKQGLHYVYVGNVPGSEGENTVCPNCGKMLVRRIGYQIQENNIENGACKFCGKSIAGLGL
- a CDS encoding epoxyqueuosine reductase QueH encodes the protein MESEMKNVLLHTCCGPCVTVPLERLRDSFQVTCYFYNPNIHPEQEYQQRLDELKRLLKELEAEIIVGEYDPKNWFAAVKGLEHEPEGGKRCAVCFRFRLERTAKVAVEKGFDAFTTVMSISPHKSAQLLNDIGNELSEKYGVEYIEANFKKKDGFKRSAELSRKYNLYRQNYCGCIFSRR